TCTAGATAATGAGATTGTCTCTTGCTAGCTGGACAGTCTAGGACAACCTCTGAAAGCAAATTTCAACCAAGATCCATGAACAAATTATCTTATCAAGAAGCAGACTAGAGATTGCACAATCAAACTATAGcttatttctttttcctattaACAATGCACTACGCCATATCCAACCAGTAACTGAAAATgacatttttgagaaaaaccaGGTAATAACCattcaatcacatcaaaatGAACCCTTCTAAGCCAAACACTTTGCGAATGTTTATGGTAAATTATGACTTACGTTCAGTTGCCCGTGACATTAGTTGAACATAGGAAGCTTTTTTCTTGGATGTTTCATTGTTTAATGAGCTCTGATCTGAAAACATGAAGGCAGTATCAGCAATAAAAGATTTACATGAGTATATATTTGCAACCAAGCAGTATCACTTAAAAAGGCAATATTGCTTGGTGGTAATGAAATGAAGTCATACTGTTCcagcaaaaaagaaagtaatattACTTTCAGCAGCACTTGATATGGGCAAACAGCTTAGCAGAGCTTCATGAAATATCGCAGCTTGGAGCTGGTAACTGCGGCATTGATTTGCAAAGTGCACATGCAGAGCTTGTCCGGCATCTAGGGAAATAAGCAATTCAAACATTATGAAGTAATTAACACTACTGCAAACAGCAATGTCAAACACGGCAAGCACATGATAAACAAAAAATGAGTAGAAATTAGATGTGAAAGAAGTGCATGTCTGGTCAAGATATGCTACCATTCCAAAAAGAGGAATCAAGTTCACAAAATGTGTATCCTTTGTGCTATAAGTACCTGCTGAACAAATAAACTTGAGACTTTCATATTCACAGGAGTGAAGAACCAATGGAAGCTCTGGAGCTATGATGTACTGAGGTTTCCTCATTGTCCTGTCAGTATCCAGTAATGCATCAATCACCTACAAATTTCAGTATTTACAgtgagtttcttttttctttttctttttcttttatgcgAATGTGAGTTTCTTTCTGattttaaaacaaatacaacttcCAAGAGGTAGAAATATAAGCATCTTCATTCATTGAGATTTAATTCATCAGTGCTGCAAATGGGATCGTAAGCAAAAAGCCAGGTCTCATCCTTCGAAAGAGCTTTCAATATCTCTTATGATGATCATTAATTTATGAACTTACACATTTGTTCTAATTGACTACACATGCAGTGTGGACCTTAAGAAACAAACAGCAACAAGTTAATTCCATTATCTGGATTATCAAACAGTGTTTCATTATAAGGATAGCTTAATCATGTGTACCACCCATAAATATAGAACAATATCCAGTGTTTCATCCTAATGGAGATCCACTAGAACCTAAGAGATTTAGGTCAACTCAAGTTGAGTATTTAATGGATAAAATTATGAAGAATAGTTTAACATTGAGATAGATGCAACTAATTGAAAACATAAGTGTGTGCATGCTTTGAAAGATAAGTGTCAAGAGTATCAGCCAACTATTGTAGGCCATCATCACAGTATATTTGTGGCATTTCAGATTTATGAAAATGCCAATTGTGAAGATCTTAGACGTAAGAAACGAAATTAGTTACAGGTAACATACTATTCTTGTGTccattgaatttattcaatggCTTAAAGAAGCTAAACTAACAAGCTTAGGAAACCAATAAATTGTGGGGAAGTTTGGTACGTACATCAGCAGATTCAAGACCTTGGCCAATCAAAAACAGTACGGACACCATGCAACGAACTTGATGCCATAGGAAAGCAGTTCCTTTGATTTTAAATGCCCAAAGTTGATTGCCATCATACCTGTGGGGTAtcagaaaattttaaaagcaatactttttatttatttatatatgagtaAGAATTTTACAAACAATACTTCAACaatttttatcaaagaaaatttcaataggTATTTTTCTGCTTCGTGTAATGTTGACATGATAACATAGCCAAACTCTAAGAGAAAAGAATATACACGACATATTAGaaggaaaatttcaaaaataaatatcatgaGTACTAGCAACAAGAGGTGAAACAAAAAACTCCAGAATacagattaaaaataaatcactcaaacagaaatatacatatatgtatgtgtgcATATCATGCTTACATAAATCAGAAATGCTACTGTAAAAATATGCACTTTCCTGTCTGCCTGATAACTCTCAAAAGTGAAATGAAAGGGCAAAGATATTTTTGCCTTGCCTGGAAAAAAGACCAGGACATGTACTTTGCTATATATGACAATAAGGAAGCAAAATTAGCATTACCTCTAAATTGGATAGCTAATTATAGAGAAAATTACACCATTTTCTATGTTATTAGCATGGAATGCTCATAATTAGTGTCTAGATTTTGGTTATCTTAAATaattatgtggcgtttggtacggggaatccacattactcctggcatctagattcccaggaatgtgattcctaggaatcacattcctaggaatgtagctattcctatgtttggttttattgggagattcccaggaatgtgagatgataatgtttggtgtattcctaggaatcttaaatgaattatttgtttttcctattttgtccttagatttgaatgtgaagtaccaagcccattaaaaaaaaatcttcctttaaataaataatgaaaaaatatatataaactattaattagtcctttaaaaaaatatcttactctaaatagatagataaaaaacattatataaactatcaattagtaacacattcattaaaactgtgatctaacatttcaaaatgacaagaattatacaaaaataactattagcagagttatttatcctgtttatgttgttttggcgggaaaagataaagacaagagagaagatattgataatttgttttatagtttatcttaattgcttaaatgataaggaaaaagggttaaaattgtcaatttataaaaaatacaatttcttttaagtttgggaatctagattcccacctgttttaaagggaatccacattcctactgagaggggtttaaggattcccctagcatctgattccctagcgtaatttgcaaccaaacatgggaatctttaaacattcctgggaatcctaaaacattaccccgtaccaaacgccaccttagTGCAATCAAAACTAGTGAGCTGCTAAAAATCTACTAACAAAGCCTCAGTTTAATCACTTGCAGTTAGCTATGCACTCCTTTGTACATTTCACAtgtattatcattttttaactaaaatgcCCAGAATTAAATAAGCAACCATGTAACTATTAtccaaacaaaaactaattagcTACAGCTAAAATGGCACTTCTACTCTCACAAGAAAGGGAGGGTGAGATCATGAGTTCAAAGCCCATAAAATGTGTGTATaacataccaataaaaaatttatctaacAAAAAATGTTAACCAGCAACAAACTACATTCTTTATTGTTGTCCCTTACTCTTAGTGCCTCAACAATGTTACTGTTAGTACTACTTACAAGCAAAATTGTAAGGCCATCACAATAGAACTCAATTTCATCTATAAGGgcaagaaaatttaaattaactAGCTTCATTAAACAAGAATTGGGTTGGAAGATTTGTCTACCAATGTTAACCTCACATCAGAAGGAAAAATTTCGAATGACGTGACATTCCGCCTGTAGTTGTGCACATTTACTGCAtccattttacaaaaatttctgAAGTCATGTTCCCCAACGAATTTCCTACCAGCACTCTCCATAGCCTGGTCAAACATGAACCAAAGAGATAAGTATTTCTCAGTTATTTGCAAAGCTCCAAAATGGGTCCACAACATGTTGCAATCCTAAAGGGCAAATATTCGCATACCAAGAGATTCAGGTTTTCCctccaaaagaaatatttaTACTCCCTGCTCAAACAGCTAAACCTGCAAAGAAAAGCAACAGATTAGTCTAACAAGAAGAAGGCCAGTATAGAGACCAGGAAAATAAAACTACATTGGCACCAGCTCAACCATTGCCAATTGTAAAGAAAGAAATGGTTATACTTTGCAAGTTGAATGAAAATCTATATAGAGAATGAAGCATAGGAAGAATGTAACATCTTCACTTTGTATTTTTgattagtaataaatttttgttaaaagaaaaattgggtTAAATGTCAACTTGTAGAATGGGTTGGTTTAGTTGTTTAAACTGCTTTGGGCCTGAAAGGAACTTTCAGGTGGGCTTCAGGTTGATTTAATGAAACAAAATGCTGGCACTTGGAGGATCCCGTATCCTTCTCTATGGTATGCTAACTGCGGCCAAGTCTGAGTAATGGGGCCCCACATGACCTGTGGGCCAGGCTTGGTGGATCATTTGACAgcccatttttctttgttatctACTAAAATTTGAAGGCTTCTTATAAAATTTGAGTTCGTGTATCTTGAGTTGAGCCGAGATCTTTGCCaaaagttttgtcattttaccCCTCTTTGCCTTATGCTTCCTAATAACCCTGAAACCTCTGCTTCTGCTTCCGCAAAATTTTTCCCTTCCAAAACCACTTGCCTATGCGCCGTCAACCGCACACTGTGTTAGCCCCATGCACTGCTCCTTCTGAAGTCACACAAACTCCAGGTCCTCTCCTTGCATCACTCCCAACAACTTTTCCTCGCTTTTCAGAATTAGGGCCTTCATACAGCCTATGAGACATTGGCTAGTGAGGCTGAGGCTGGAGCTGGGTGTTAGGCTCGGCCCTGAATCTTGTTTTAGTTAAAGGGTCATGTTAATAGGTGCCCTTAgagaaattgttaataaaccattttaggaaatttctgacaccacttttatgagaaatataaaaagccatcaaataaattaactgcttttttctttttctataaaaaatttctaatatttttttctaaaccaaTGCCTTCAGGGCATCTGTTAACTTTTCCCTTAGTTAAATAAGggaagttgtttttattttttggtggtgCCTCCAAAGGTTGGTCTTTGCCATCTCCAATTAATCCATTGCTACTCTTTAAAAACACCTCCAGCCCAATAATCTCAACCTTCTGGTATGATGACTATTCTGTGCTTGGTTCCTTCCCCAAACTCAGTTACTGCAAAAAGTCCTACACCAATGGTGCAAGATTGCAATCCCTGGCTCTCTTACTGTTCCAATGAAATGTTGGGTTGGGTTTCTTCCCAACAACTCAATCAATGTTGATTTCAACCATAATAATCCAACCCTCCCCATCACCACAGACCGCATGCATCCCCTGCCTCTCTTGATGATCTATAACTTGAACAACAATCCCCCATCTTCCTGCATGATCTTGAAGGATTTTGAATCAATTTTGTACATGCATGATGTTGGAAACAGGTCTTTTgtgatttcaaataaaaaaacttaaaagtagCACACATCTTAGTTTTGTATCTTGATTAATCACCAGATTGATGGTTTTCACTAAGACATTGTCAAAACATGAATTCTCAAGAGTAAgccagtgccatgctcttgttTTCAATCACCATTAAGAGAATTATGGCCCGCTACATTACAACACTTGAGGGATCCACTACATGGCATATGGcctcaaattagaattcaaattgCCTGTGATACCCAGAAGCCAAAGAGAGATCTAGTGTTGTCAAGGAAGCAGGTAAAAGACCTAAACCAGATTCCTCCTAGTAAAAGACATGAGACTCAATCCAGATCTCTAAGGTCAGTACAAAGCATCTCCTTGACCCACAAAGTTTTGAGGTCACTTGGGCCCTAGAGATGAGAGTCATGATGTAGAATGCCCCACTCTTTTGGATATTGCACCCACTCCATAGCCCTTCCAATTTCACATATCCAATGGGACATGTCACATACGCTTCATTGTCATCTCGAACATGTCCATCTTAAAATATCATGCTCAAAACGGTCTCTTACTGATTGAACTGATCCTCAAAGATTCTTAATGGCCCGCCAACGACATGACAAATTATTATCAACTGGGAGACTACCAAAACAAccctttggtttttgtactactcactatatttcaattttaaagaAGAACAAGATATAGCAGAACAAACTCCTTCTGCAAACTAGGAAATTTATTATACAAATTCACTATGAGAAACCAGGAAAATTTCCAGAAAGGTAGACAAACCTTGCACTGAAGCCAACTGGAACTGGACACCACCCTAAAACTCGAATATCATTAGGAAGGGCTCGATTTAGCACTCTCACATAATCAGTTTCTCCTTCtgtaaaagatataaaaaattagaaaaagaaaggctaaccataattattataaatttatatggttTGAGAATAATATTAAAAGATGTGATAGATTAATAGTTAAGTAATCAAATTTATTTCCTATCAAATTAAACATCCGGGAGTAGTGGTAAATGGTAACTAACTTATCATGGTATCGAAACAGTAGTCCAGAATCTAAATCTTGTCTCTGCCTACCTCcctttaaacttaaaaatttcaCATGTTAGACCTCACTTATTGATGGGGAGTTTGGGCCACACGAGGGGTTTTTTAGAATAATGGtgaaatgattaaatttacctaAACCTAACAG
This genomic stretch from Castanea sativa cultivar Marrone di Chiusa Pesio chromosome 1, ASM4071231v1 harbors:
- the LOC142637363 gene encoding uncharacterized protein LOC142637363, whose amino-acid sequence is MSKEDRDLIASLQSLVHSLQHRVKELEAENTMLSSRLSSCRCHEMEEACDRAVVDSSNSFDEKRGESKTGGKRNTVKNLAEKIPGYNTSTLKHHCKRYVALKIMYFGQRFYAFASEAHMEPTIESEIFKAFEKTRLLVGDKKESQYSRCGRTDKGVSSVGQVIALFLRSNLKGTGVTDSGDIVLEDQYEGETDYVRVLNRALPNDIRVLGWCPVPVGFSARFSCLSREYKYFFWRENLNLLAMESAGRKFVGEHDFRNFCKMDAVNVHNYRRNVTSFEIFPSDVRYDGNQLWAFKIKGTAFLWHQVRCMVSVLFLIGQGLESADVIDALLDTDRTMRKPQYIIAPELPLVLHSCEYESLKFICSADAGQALHVHFANQCRSYQLQAAIFHEALLSCLPISSAAENQSSLNNETSKKKASYVQLMSRATEPSYEERRMKLNSKT